A single window of Vigna unguiculata cultivar IT97K-499-35 chromosome 1, ASM411807v1, whole genome shotgun sequence DNA harbors:
- the LOC114190439 gene encoding protein PHYTOCHROME KINASE SUBSTRATE 4 produces the protein MQTVRDTDASFSPYLRPDNKATITTGPVEDAISELSIFDAHKYFNDDSGSNNTNNIQKVSISRVSPMERIPERGDVIATETTRYSSASSSVDGYAHIRNYRARSFHAATPTASSEASWNSQTGLLSHPPGAIPVSMQNPQNPKNLRNRKHSKSIWLLRRKCPCTGKKSVQIKESAQESKSQISQQERNYELHNVANHIAPNKWILNQTPASLPVPVTVTATATIAAAKSQRFHNSNSHRVTSSVRVPFTEGFTFPVLNPNNPITKLKLANGVAEEDPPRDSLEVFRPPDEPAPKPLNFPFPAKARVVEDDAASDASSDLFEIESFSTATQSTFPAAYRRNSRDSFDEASGSTSTTAFFFGRRSVDEGSTTPTITECYEPSEASIEWSVTTAEGHDEAVPGVEEKWKRKGGNGLLVSCRCEKAVSVGPQPVKCGSEGQRGATSPSASHVNAIASGGNSSKIGSVNKPPLARAHRNAPRVSLAFAT, from the coding sequence ATGCAGACCGTGAGAGATACTGACGCATCTTTCTCACCCTATCTCAGACCCGATAACAAGGCAACAATAACTACAGGACCTGTTGAAGACGCCATCTCTGAGCTTAGCATATTCGATGCTCACAAATACTTCAACGATGATAGTGGCAGCAACAACACCAATAACATTCAAAAGGTTAGCATCAGCAGAGTCTCTCCCATGGAGCGAATTCCAGAGAGGGGTGATGTCATCGCCACAGAAACCACCAGATACTCCTCTGCTTCATCATCTGTGGACGGCTACGCCCACATCAGAAACTACAGAGCACGCTCGTTCCACGCGGCAACTCCAACGGCTTCCTCAGAAGCCAGCTGGAACAGCCAAACCGGGCTGCTGTCTCACCCTCCCGGTGCAATCCCTGTCTCAATGCAAAACCCTCAAAACCCTAAAAACCTTCGAAACCGCAAACACTCCAAATCCATTTGGCTCCTACGGAGAAAATGTCCTTGCACGGGGAAAAAATCAGTTCAAATCAAAGAATCAGCTCAAGAATCCAAATCTCAGATATCACAACAAGAAAGAAATTACGAACTTCACAACGTTGCTAATCACATCGCACCAAATAAGTGGATTCTGAACCAAACACCAGCATCGCTACCGGTACCAGTAACAGTAACAGCAACAGCAACAATTGCGGCTGCGAAATCCCAACGGTTTCACAATTCCAACTCTCACAGAGTTACAAGCTCGGTGAGAGTACCGTTCACTGAGGGATTCACTTTCCCCGTGCTAAACCCTAACAATCCAATCACAAAACTAAAACTCGCAAACGGCGTCGCAGAGGAAGATCCGCCGCGCGACTCTTTAGAGGTGTTCCGGCCACCAGACGAGCCAGCGCCAAAGCCGCTGAACTTCCCGTTCCCGGCTAAGGCGCGCGTCGTCGAAGACGACGCCGCTAGCGACGCGAGCTCCGATCTCTTCGAGATCGAGAGCTTCTCCACCGCGACACAGTCGACGTTCCCCGCGGCGTACCGTCGCAACAGCAGAGACTCGTTCGACGAGGCCTCTGGCTCAACTTCAACGACGGCGTTCTTCTTCGGTCGAAGAAGCGTAGACGAGGGCTCCACGACGCCTACTATAACGGAGTGCTACGAGCCGAGCGAGGCGAGCATCGAGTGGAGCGTGACGACGGCGGAGGGACACGACGAGGCGGTCCCGGGCGTGGAGGAGAAATGGAAGCGCAAAGGAGGAAACGGTTTGTTGGTGAGCTGTCGGTGCGAGAAGGCGGTTAGCGTGGGGCCGCAGCCGGTGAAATGTGGATCAGAGGGACAAAGAGGTGCCACGTCACCATCAGCATCACATGTGAACGCCATCGCGAGTGGGGGTAACAGTAGTAAGATTGGGAGTGTAAATAAGCCACCACTTGCCAGGGCTCACCGCAACGCACCTCGCGTGTCGCTTGCTTTCGCGACATAG
- the LOC114179957 gene encoding uncharacterized protein LOC114179957: MALLPSSSSSSLTTLLHISSQRYLPCSFHSPITLASSFKPLTYSKQHLNHRSCNSKLLAFSYRYFNEEEDEDDDENHTFDEAVALFNGGEYYKCHDYLESLWNNAEEPTSTLFHGILQCAVGFYHLFNQNHRGAMMELGEGLCKLRKMEFSNGPFQKFEKDISAVLDFIYQTQIELAACSENVCVRMDRSERSYELLGEYASGKRVYDLELCSDASVYIVFCPQGSNGSSEAPRVKLPKLKATMEHLVPYQYK, encoded by the exons ATGgctcttcttccttcttcttcttcttcttctctcacaACTCTTCTCCATATCTCATCCCAACGTTATCTTCCATGTTCCTTTCACAGCCCCATCACTCTTGCATCATCTTTCAAACCACTTACTTATTCAAAGCAGCACCTGAACCATAGAAGCTGCAATTCCAAGCTCTTGGCTTTTTCTTACAGGTATttcaatgaagaagaagatgaagatgatgatgagaaCCACACCTTTGATGAAGCTGTGGCTCTCTTCAATGGAGGAGAGTACTACAAATGCCATGACTATCTTGAATCCCTTTGGAACAATGCAGAAGAGCCCACCAGCACACTCTTTCATGGAATACTGCAATGTGCAGTCGGTTTCTACCACCTCTTCAACCAg AACCACAGAGGAGCCATGATGGAGTTGGGGGAAGGACTATGTAAATTGAGAAAGATGGAATTCTCAAATGGGCCATTTCAAAAGTTTGAGAAAGATATTTCAGCAGTTCTAGATTTTATCTATCAGACTCAGATAGAGTTAGCTGCAT GTAGTGAGAATGTATGTGTTAGAATGGATCGATCAGAAAGATCTTACGAACTTCTGGGGGAATATGCTTCAGGGAAGCGTGTGTATGATCTAGAACTTTGTAGTGATGCATCAGTGTACATTGTGTTCTGTCCTCAAGGCTCTAATGGTTCCTCTGAAGCCCCAAGAGTAAAGCTTCCTAAGCTTAAGGCTACCATGGAACATCTTGTGCCCTATCAATACAAGTGA